A section of the Castanea sativa cultivar Marrone di Chiusa Pesio chromosome 12, ASM4071231v1 genome encodes:
- the LOC142618799 gene encoding PLASTID TRANSCRIPTIONALLY ACTIVE protein 6, chloroplastic has protein sequence MSLPITITTTTTTFLFSPPYKLPTFTAPHSSLLFHSSPPLLLKRTIPTPTPLRRNNPFLTRADDGDGDGAGPDDYDMDEDELEEVDNKKDFDIEYHSETTSLSATADEDIDMVQSKTFVSTQGSDSEMVVDYRINEDEFHKISLLHCDFFIRKPPDPDNDVYDFREMYVTPPDTDVYAIPKVLAPMPQKYIRCAMSDYGCYNVTEPPIDAPRDPLYKTEREIFKVFLTKHYRNRRLNDPEFVLDFEEIYVIDSQTKSITRAKVLVTVPGGRNRDRKSDLLVIQDKGSSFKIIPLSERDDPSTVIQRQEWDKTREDMEKHLRKLRDFSVSNWF, from the exons ATGTCTCTCcccatcaccatcaccaccaccaccaccaccttccTCTTCTCACCACCATACAAACTCCCCACATTCACCGCCCCACACTCCTCACTCCTCTTCCACTCCTCACCACCACTCCTTCTCAAACGCACCATTCCCACTCCCACTCCACTCCGACGCAACAACCCATTCCTCACCCGCGCTGACGACGGCGACGGCGACGGAGCCGGCCCCGACGACTACGACATGGACGAGGACGAGCTCGAGGAAGTCGACAACAAGAAAGACTTCGACATCGAGTACCACTCCGAAACCACCTCGCTCTCTGCTACCGCCGACGAAGACATTGACATGGTACAAAGCAAGACTTTTGTGTCCACACAAGGTTCGGACTCCGAGATGGTTGTCGATTATAGAATCAACGAGGACGAGTTCCATAAGATTTCCTTGCTTCACTGCGATTTCTTTATCAGAAAACCCCCTGACCCAGATAACGATGTCTATGATTTCAGAGAG ATGTATGTTACTCCTCCTGATACTGATGTCTATGCCATTCCCAAAGTGCTTGCTCCAATGCCTCAAAAg TACATTCGGTGTGCAATGAGTGATTATGGATGCTACAATGTCACAGAACCGCCCATTGATGCACCTCGAGATCCATTATATAAAACCGAAAGGGAGATCTTCAAG GTTTTCTTGACGAAGCACTATAGGAACCGGAGGTTAAATGACCCGGAGTTCGTGCTTGATTTTGAGGAGATTTATGTTATTGATTcccaaacaaaatcaattaCCAGAGCTAAAGTTTTG GTCACAGTTCCAGGAGGAAGAAATAGGGATAGAAAGAGCGACTTGCTTGTAATACAAGATAAAGGGAGCTCCTTCAAAATAATTCCTCTG AGCGAGAGAGATGATCCTTCCACTGTGATACAGAGACAAGAGTGGGACAAGACCAGGGAAGACATGGAGAAACATCTTAGAAAGCTACGGGACTTCAGCGTTTCAAATTGGTTCTAG